Genomic segment of Bacteroides stercoris ATCC 43183:
TTCTATTCGCTGGACGACATACGCAACCTTACAATCGTATCACGCACCGGAGAGCATTTCCGGCTTGCGGACATTACCCGGATTGAAGAAAGCTACCAGACCCCGGCAAGCAACCTGATGCGCATCAACGGACAACCCGCTGTCGGCATCGCCATTTCCACCGTTCCCACCGGAAATGTGGTCGATATGGCAGCCGCCGTCAAGGAATCGCTCCAACAGATGTCGGGCAGCATGCCCGAAGGCTTCGAACTTGTAACCCTGTACGACCAGGGCTACGAATCGGCAGTCGCCAACCAGGGTTTTATCCTCAACCTCATCATATCCGTACTTACCGTAGTGGCAATCCTGCTCTTTTTTATCGGTTTCAAAAACGGATTGCTGATAGGCAGCGGACTGGTATTCTCCATTTTTGCCACCCTGATAGTGATGTTATGCACCGACATTGCACTTCAACGCATGTCATTGGCTGCTATCATCATCGCCATGGGCATGCTGGTGGATAATGCCATTGTGGTGTCCGACTCCGCACTGGTAAACATGCAACGGGGCATGAGAAAGCGGGTTGCCATCATGCGCGCCTGTTCCTCCACTGCCCTGCCGTTGCTGGCGGCAACCGTCATTGCCATATTGACGTTCCTGCCCATTTATTTTTCACCCCACATTACCGGTGAGCTGCTTTCCTCGCTGGTAATCGTTATCGGGGTTTCGCTGATGTTCAGCTGGGTGTTCGCACTGACGCAAACCCCGTTCTTCATTCAGGAATTTGTACGCCGTCCCCGGCCGGAAGAGTTGAAAAGCGCCCTGTTCGACGGAAAGTATTACAATATGTTCCGCCGTTCCCTGCACTGGGTCATCAAACATCGCTATGCCACAATAGCCTGCATGGTCTTACTGCTGGTACTCTCTGCATGGAGCTTCAAGTTCATCTCCAAAGTATTCGTACCTGCACTGGACAAGCAATATTTTACCGTAGACGTATGGCTGCCCGAAGGTTCCAACATCGACGAAACCGGGAAGCTGGCGGAAGAAATGGCAGAATATATCCGTACACACGGGGAAGCGGAAATGGTATCTACCTTCATCGGCAGAACCCCACCCCGCTATTATCTGTCGAACGTAGCATTCGGACCTCAGTCCAACTATACACAACTGCTTGTGAAGTGCCATACTTCGGAAGAGTCGCGCCGGCTCAACGCCGCATTGCAGGACTCTATCCGCCTGAAATTTCCCGGACCGCTCATCAAAGTAAACAAATTCGAACTGAGCCCGCTGACGGAAGCCGTTATCGAAGCCCGCTTCCTGGGCCCCGACCCGGCAGTGCTCGATTCGCTCGTAGGGCAGGCCATCGAAATCATGCGCCGTAATCCTAAAGTAGCGGATGCTCGTAACGAATGGGGAAATATGGCATTGATGCTACGCCCCGTCTACGATCCGGTAAAAGCCGGCGAACTGGGCATCACCAAAGCGCAGATGATGCAATCCGTCAAATCCATCAGCGACGGTGTACCGGTAGGCATCTATCGGGATAACGAGAAGAAAGTCCCTGTTCTGCTGAAGTCCGAAGGATACGACATTACGGATGCGGCTTCCCTGGGCAACTTCTCCGTATGGAACGGCGAACGCTCGGCTCCCTTATCGCAAGTGACGGAACGCATTGAAACAACGTGGGAATTTCCGCAGATGCGTACCTATAACCGCCAACTCAGCATGGCTGCCATGTGCGGCGTAAAACCTGGGCATACCATGGCAGAGGTACACGGGGAAATACGCAGTGAGATAGAGGCAATGCCGCTACCGCCGGGTTATACATTCTTTTGGGATTCGCAGTACAAAGACCAGGGTGAAGCCATGGAAGCGATTGCCAAATACTTCCCGCTGGCATTCCTCATGCTGATTGTAATTCTGGTGGCGCTGTTCGGCAACTTCCGCCAGCCCATCATCATCCTGTGCATACTTCCCCTGTCACTGATAGGTGTCGCCGTAGGAATGCTGCTCACCGGATTCGATTTCGGCTTCTTCCCCATTGCCGGCTGGCTGGGATTGCTGGGTACGATTATCAAAAACGTTATCGTGCTGATAGACGAAATCAACATTCAGCGCCGCGAAGGAGTTCCTGCTTACACAGCCGTGATAGAATCCACCGTTTCGCGTACCCGTCCCGTACTAATGGCGGCCACGACCACCATTCTCGGTATGGTTCCGTTGCTGTTCGATATTGCTTTTGGCGGCATGGCAGCCACAATTATCTTCGGACTGACATTCGCCACTTTGCTGACGCTGTTTGTCACTCCGGCATTATATATCCTGTTTTATCGTATCAAAATCAATAAGTAAGCATGAAGACATTCTATACTTTATTACTTTTTTATTTGTGTGTTCAACCCGTATTTTCCCAGCAGGATTCCCTGCTGGAGAAATATAGGATAATGGCTCTGGACTATAACCACGACTTGCGTGCGGCAGACAAGAACATAGCTTCCAGCATGGAACTGATAAAAGCCGCCAAAGCCGATTTAAAGCCCAAGCTGTCGGGAGACGCAAACTTCCAGTACACCGGAAATCCCATCGAACTTACCGTGAACCTGCCCCAAAGCAATCCTCTCACTTTCGAAGGGCATGACATGAAATACGGCGCATCCCTCTCGTTGATGCAGCCTCTCTACACCGGCGGACGCATCCGCGAATCCATCCGGCTGGCAAAGCACCAACAATCCATGAATGTTCATCAGGCGGAACTGCTCCACTCCTCCGTATGCTACCAGACGGATATGCAATACTGGAATGCCGTAGCCCGCCGGGAACTGATGAACATAGCCACAGACTACCGCAACTCGGTCGCTTCACTGGCGCGCACTATCCGCGAACGCGTTGAAGCGGGACTTGTCGACCCTCAAGACCTGCTCATGGCAGAAGTCAAACTCAATGAAGCCGAATACCAGGTATTGCAGGCACGTAACAGTTTTGAAACCGGACGCATGGCACTCAACTCCCTGATAGGCATGCCGCTCGAATCCGAGACCGAAGTGCAAGAGTCCATTCCCGTAGTGCTTCCGTCCGACAGCCTGTCGGCATCCGACGGAAGCAACCGTCCCGAACTGCTTATGGCACACGACCAAATAAAAATAGCCGAAAGCCAGGGTAAGCTGACGGACTCCAAATACAAGCCGCAACTGTATGTCGGAATAGACGGCAGCTATTCCTCACCCGGCTATGACTTCAAAACCGACCTCGACCCTAACTATGCCATATACGCCACGCTGTCCGTTCCTATTTTCGAATGGGGCAAACGGCGCAATGAAAAACGCTCTTCCGCCTGGAAAGTAGGCATGGCAAACGACTATCTCAATAAAGTGACGGATAACGTAAACCTCGAAATACAAACCGCCCGCACTTCTCTTGCACAAGCCATAAAACAGGTGGACCTCACCGGAAGTTCCCTTGAGAAAGCACGTGAAAACGAACAGAAAGCACTGGAACGTTATGAAGAGGGGAAAATCTCCATCATGGAAGTCATTGAAGCCCAGAACTACCGGCAAGCCTCGCAAATAAACTACGTACAAGCCAAAGTTTCAGCACAAAGTTCCTACTCCGGCCTGATAAAAGCATTGCACAGCTATTGAGTTTTCCCAAAACATTATAACTTTGTCCCCCATGAAATGGAATAATCTGATATACGGCATTCTGTTCTCCGGATTAGGAGCGTTCTCCTACTTCCTGCTGGTAGACTACACCAATCTGTCTCCTCATATTGCCGATGCACTCTATTCCCGCGGAGCGTTCATCTATTTTATCCTGGCATTCAATGTGCTGGGATATGCTACCCTCCGCCTCAGTTCATGGATTAATACACAGTATGCCGTAAATATGCGTTCACGGTGGAAAATTCCCGTCATCTATCTGGCAGGCATGTCGCTCTTCCTGTTGCTGAACTACGGGCTGCTTGTTAGCGCCAAAATACTGGCGGGAGCAGCCAATCCGTTCTCCATTCAGCCAAGAGGATGGTGGATGCTGATTACCATCTGGCTTGTGGAACTTGTTGTCTTGGGATTATTACTGGCAAACCGTTCTACCCAAAAGGCGTTGAGGCTGCAACAACGGGCGGCTGTATTGCAGGCCGAAAACGACACGGCACGCTACACCGCCCTGCAAAACCAGCTCAATCCTCATTTTCTGTTCAACAGCCTCAACACGCTTATAGCTGAAATTGAGTATAACCCCCAAAATGCGGTACACTTCACCAAGCACCTGTCCAGTGTTTACCGTTACGTGCTGCAAAGCCAGGACAAGACACTGGTGACGCTCGGCGAAGAGCTGGAATTTATCCGTTCGTACCTTTTCCTGCACGAGGTCCGTCTGGGCAACTGCCTTACGTGCCAAAACAACGTTCCTGCGGAATATGCGGAAAAGATGCTGCCGCCCCTCACGCTGCAATTATTGGTAGAGAATGTAATCAAACACAATTCCATCACTCCCGGCAAACCTATGGTTATCACTATCCGCATCGAAGATGAGTATCTGTCCGTCAGCAATCCGATACACCCCAAAAAGAGCGTCGCATCATCCGGAATAGGACTGGAGAACCTTGCCAAACGTTGCGAACTGATGTCGGGCAAGAAAATCATTATCAAGAACGAAACCGAAAAATTTACTGTAAAAGTCCCTTTGCTATATGAATAAGCCTGCTATTGCCATCATTGAAGACGAGATTCCTGCTGCCCGCCTGCTGCATTCCATGATTGCCCGCCTGCGCCCGGAATGGGACATCACCGTAATTCCCGGCAGTGTGGAAGAAGCTACCGAGTGGTTTGCCACGCATCCCCACCCCGACCTTCTCTTCCTCGACATACAACTTGCCGACGGCAACTCGTTCGACTTTCTTTCGGCAGCTCATCCCTCATCCACCATCATCTTCACCACCGCTTACGACCAGTATGCAGTCCGTGCGTTCACCGTCAACAGCATCGACTATATCCTGAAGCCGATAGATGAGCAGCGTTTGCAGGAAGCCATTGATAAATACGAACACTTGCAGCAGTGCAGCAATCCCCGTCCCGACGACTATCTGGCAACTCTGCTGGATGCCCTGCAATCCAAAGAAAAGCAATACCGCACCCGTTTCCTCATATACCGCGCCGACCGTTTCTGGTCTTTGCAGGTCAGCGATATAGCTTATTTTTATTCGGAGAACAAAATGACCTTTGCCGTTACCCGCAACAATCAGGAACATGTACTCGACCTCTCGTTGAATAAGCTTTCCGAACAACTGGATCCCGACCGCTTCTTCCGTGCCAACAGGCAAATTATCCTGTGCATCGATGCCATAGACCATGCCGAACCCTACTTCAACGGAAAAATATCGGTAACGGTACGTCCGCCGTATAAGAGTAAAATCACAATCAGCGAGGAGAAACTCGCCGCTTTCAAACGCTGGCTTAATTTTTAATTCAAAAGAAAGGCGTATCTTTGCACCCGATTTTACCAAACTACTTTCTATAAGCATGAAAAAAGGACTGCTATACGCTATATTGGCATCTGTGCTATGGGCCATCGTAAACCCGTTCATCAAGCAAGGGCTCAGTTATGATTTTACTCCGATGAATTTTGCCGGGCTGCGTTTCACCAGTGTAGGCGTTCTGCTTTTTGCCTATACCTGGCACAAGGGAATGTGGCAGGAAATAAAGCAGCACCGCAAACTGTTCCTCAATCTGATATTCATTAATATGTTCATGGGTTATACGGCCTTTTATTTCGGAGTGGACTTCGTAAGCGGGGCTATATCATCCATCATCATGGGCATGACGCCGCTTATCAATGTACTGCTTGCCCATCTGCTGGCAAGTAACGACAAACTGAACGGCTACAAAATCGTCAGCCTCATCATCAGCCTTGCAGGCCTCTTGCTGATTGTAGGGATGGGCAGCGACGGTGAGCCGCTGGACTGGAAAGGCATCACAGGCATCATACTACTGTTGCTCAGCATTATCTTTCAGGGCTATTCCGCCATCTCCGTATCCGAAGAGAAAGGCAAGGTCAACCCTATCTTCCTGAATGCCGTACAGATGTTTTTCGGTGGCGCCCTTATCTACGTCATAGGACTGGGCACGGAAGGTTATCACTCTTTCATCGGCAAGCCTGCCGGATTTTATATCAGCCTGGGCATCCTCGTATTTATTTCCGTCTTTGCATTCAGCTTCTGGTTTATGGCGTTGCAAAGCAAAGGAGCAAAAGTCAGCGACATCAATATGTGCCGCCTTATCAACCCGATTCTCGGAGCTGTATTAAGTTGGATAATGCTTGCGGGAGAATCCCCCACATTCAGTACGGTAGCGGGAATGCTGATTATTGTCAGTTCGCTGGTTATTTATTTTAAAGGAGCGGAGATTGTAAAATACATCAGTACAAGGAAATAAACAGAACGGATAAAGCAGCATGATATGATTTTACTCACACAATCAGAAGAAAGCATCAGGCTCTTTCCAGAACTTCATATCCTTGCGGATAGAATTATGTGAGAAAGCACAGAAAAATGACTATAAAAATGGCATATGAAGTGGTTATGCTCTATCATCTTCACATGCCATCTTATTTTTTAGGGACATTTACTGGATATCCCTAATTATAGTATATTTCATGATGAACTTGATTTATTGAGTCAATTTACTATAGCTGATAAAGTAATACTAAATAAACCAATGACGATCATCGGTGAATCTGGTGATATTGGGCAGTTACAATGGTATGGTATGGTATTCTATTCTACACTGATTACCCGCTTTGCCCAATCCCCTGCTTGCTTTGCACTTCCATTGCATAGCCGTCCTGCCTGCCATCCGATTTGAGGATATAGCGCCTTGAGCTGTTTCACGCTACCTGTAATAGAACTGCCGCCGGAAGTGGCAAATGGAATGACTGCCTTACCGGAGAAGTCATATTTCTCAAGAAATGTATTGACCGGACGAGGACACAAATCCCACCATATCGGATAACCGAGGAATACTACGTCGTAATCTTTCAGATTGAGTGTCTCCCCACCCAATGCAGGACGTGAATTTTCATCCGCCATTTCTACCGAACTACGGCTTGCTTTGTTATTCCAATTAAGGTCTGCCGAAGTGTAGGCTACAGCCGGAGTAATCCGATACAGCTTACCGTTAACAGCTTGAGCAATGGCACCGGCAATTTTTTCCGTAGTTCCGGTGCAGGAGAAATAGGCCACGAGAATTTTCTTATCGGATTGCATACCGGTATCCGTTGTCTGTTTTTGTGCTTTCGATGAGCAACTGAAAGTTAGTAAACTCATAATTACCAATATAAATTGTTTCATTTTGTTATGATTTGATTTTTTTATTTGTCACGATGGGGTGACCTGAGCATCTCCTTATGCCTATCATACGTTTACGTATATTTGTTGAGACACTCGTTTCCTCAAGAAGAAATAGACTCGGTCGCAATTACCGTTTATTTGTTTCGAGGTTATCATACTCTTCGTCCGTCACCGGTTCGAGCCATTCATTGAAAGCACTTTCACCGGGAACCTCGAAAGCCAGATGAGCAAACCAACAGTCTGCAGCAGCTCCATGCCAGTGCTTGACGTTTGCCGGAATATGGATAACCGTGCCCGGGAGAATTTCCACGGCAGGTTTCCCCTCTTCCTGATACCAGCCGCGTCCGGCTACGCCAATCAGCATTTGTCCGCCACCACTTTTGGCACGATGGATGTGCCAGTTATTGCGGCAACGAGGTTCAAACGTAACATTGGATATATTCACCTGCTCGCGCGAAATGGGAGCAAGGTAACTGTTGCCGGTGAAATACTTCGCGTATGCAGTGTTCGGTTCGCCGACAGGAAAAATCATTCCGCGCTGGAAAGCGGCTTTAGCATCTTCACCAACGGCATCTTCCGCCCATACGTCTTTTGCCAGATTGAACGCCGCCCATGCTTTCGGCCAACCGGCATAAAAACCGATGTGGGTAATGATTTCGGCAATCTCAGTACGGGTAATGCCGTTCTTCTTTGCCGACTGCAGATGAAATACGAGCGAATTGTCTGTAATACCCTGACTGATAAGTGAGGTAACGGTTACTAAACTACGGTCGCGCAGACCAAGCTTGTCGGTGCGGCTCCACACTTCTCCGAAAAGAACATCGTCGTTGAGCTCCGCGAATTTAGGGGCGAACTCTCCTAATCGGGTACGCCCAGCTGTCTGTACTATTTTCTCCTGTGCCATAATATTGAAAGTTAAGATACTGAATACTGAAATTAAAAGAATCCTGTTCATAGTCATTCCATTTACCGTATGAAGTTATTGATATTTCCGGTTGTTTTCCAATTGCAAAATTACCACGATTACGCAAACCGAATTGTATATGATTTACGGATATTTATACCCGAATCATTGATTCTGAAATTAGAGAGGTATGCAATTCAACATATCCGAACCGGGAATGACGAGAACAAATAAGGGAAGCAACCATCCTCAACAAAGCGAAAAGAGACGGAATGCCATAACAAGAACGTACCTTATTCAGACAGGCTTTTACTTTTTATTCTCCTCAGTATTTTAGGGAACTGCCAGAAAAACAGCAGCGTACAGCAAATGGCAGCCGTAGCATCGGATATGGCTTCTGCCGCATATACACCTGCTACTCCCATAAAATGCGGCAGTATCAACGCCAACGGTATCAGCAGGATTACCTTACGCAGCAATGCTATGAAAATGGATATTCTGGCCTGCCCCAACGCCACGAACATATTCTGACAGGCACGCTGTAAACCGAAAATCGTCATACCGCCCAAGAATACAGGCATCGTCCAGCGAACAGTTTCTATCAGCCTTGCATCGCTCGTAAAGGCGGATGCCACAATCGCGGGGAAGCAAATCATAAACAGCATCAGGACGAGATTGAAAGAAAACATTGTAATCAGCGCAATTCGGAAGCACTCCTTCACACGCTGCTTGTCGCCATGCCCGTAGTTATAGCTTGCCACCGGAACAAACCCCTGCGCAAACCCCGTCAGCGGCACGCTGGCAAACTGCATAGACGTTTGCAGGACGGTAAGCGCACTGACATAGATATCTCCGAATTCTTTCAGACTGCTGTTGAGCACAAACCCCACCAGGCTTTCCGTACTCGCCATGATAAAAGGCGATACGCCGAGCGCCAGCATGGAGAGCACGATACTCTTTTCCAGCTTCATATACCGCCTTTCCAAAGGCAGGGAAGCGCGCCGTGAGAAAAGGAAGGACAGCACCCACACCGCACTGCAAGCCTGCGACAGCACCGTAGCCAACGCAGCGCCTTTCACTCCCATATCCAACCAGAATATGAATATAGGATCAAGAATAATATTCAACAAAGCCCCTATCAACACCGAACACATGGCAACCGCAGGGCGCCCCTGTGCATTAATGAAAGCATTCAGTCCGGTAGACACTTCCACAAACAGCGTCCCCAACAGATAAATGGAAAGATAGTCCTCCGCATAGCCCAGCGTATGCTCCGAAGCACCCGTAAAAAGCAGGATAGGCTCCATAAAGGTATAGGCTATGAACGAAGTAAGCAAAGTGAAAAGAATCAACAGAGTAAAGCCATTGCCAAGTATCTTTCCGGCACGGCGACGGTTGCCCTGTCCGAGGGCAATGGCAGCCAACGGAGCACCGCCACCACCCACAATGGCGGAGAAAGAAGAAATCAGCACAACGAGCGAGATGGTCACCCCCACTCCCGCCAGCGCATCGGTTCCGATGCCCGGTATGTGTCCGATGTAAATACGGTCTACAATGCTGTAAAGCAGATTGACAAACTGTGCTGCCACCGCAGGCAGCGCCATCTTGAAAACCAAAGGCAGCATACGCTCCGTGCCCAGGCGTTCTTCGTACTTATTAGTCATGATTGGCAGAGTTTACTCTTATTCTCTTAGATTCTGTTGTTACGGAAAAGTGCTTATTTCCGGCTGACGATTGTACCCGTAGCCTGATTGGTAGGCATTACCAGCACCTCGGCCACTTGTATATGCTCGGGTACGGCAGCGGCAAAGTACACCACTTCGGCAATGTCGTCGCCTGTAAGCGGACGGATGCCCTTGTACACATTATCGGCAGCCGCCTTGTCGCCACGGAAACGCACTACGGAGAAATTCGTCTCCACCAAACCGGGCTTGATGTTGGTCACCCGTACGGGAGTATCCACAAGGTCGATGCGCAAGCCGTCTGACAACGCCTTTACGGCAGCCTTGCTGGCACAATACACACTACCGCCCGGATAGGCATAATCGCCTGCAATGGAACCCATATTGATGACATGGCCGCGTCCGCGTTCCACCATTCCGGGAACCACCAGGCGGGTCATGGCAAGCAATGCTTTGATATTGGTATCAAGCACGATGTCCCATTCGTCCGGATTGCCTTCGTGTTCCTTGTCCACGCCGATTACCAGTCCGGCATTATTAATGAGGATATCTATCGCTTTCCATTCTTCGGGAAGCGAGTCAAGAGCCGCTTTCGCAGCCCCGCGGTCGCGTACGTCGAAAGGCAGCAGACAGACATCCGCGCGATATTCCGTTTCCAGTTCGCGCTTTACGGCAGTCAGTTTCTCTACATTCCGTCCGTTGAGAATCAGGCGGTAACCATTCATGGCAAACTTACGTGCACAGCCCTCTCCTATACCCGAAGAAGCACCTGTGATGAGTACTGTTTTCTTTTCCATTTCTTACGAAGACTTTAATGTTACGGACTGCAAAGTTAGGACTTATTTGCGAGTATCGGTCAATTACCCGCAATTTATAACTCATGACTCTGTTTTGGGTTGTTCGATTTTTCTTTTCCCAAGTATTTCCTTCCATTTCTTTTGCGAGTTCTTTGGAGGCGTTTTATGAGAACAAAGCGAGTGTGTGGCGAATAAAAAGAGGAAACATCCGCCTCCAAAGAACTCGCAAAAGAATGCTGAACAATTTTTAAACAAACTCTAAAGTTTTCAAGAAAATATGTACCTTTGCGCCACTTTTTTTATGCCTGACTATATCAGGCAGAGATTTGTTTAATTAGTTTGGATAAAGTAAGAAACGCTTATGCAAAAGTCCGACTGCATCATCGGTGTAGAGCACGTATCGAAGTTTTTCGGAGACAAAGCCGTACTGAATGATGTGAATTTGTCTGTCCGCAAGGGCGAGTTTGTAACGATATTGGGACCGTCCGGTTGCGGAAAGACGACATTGCTGCGTCTGATTGCAGGCTTCCAGACAGCTTCGGAAGGAGTGATTACCATTGCAGGAAAAGACATCACGCAGACACCACCCCACCGCCGCCCGGTGAATACGGTGTTCCAGAAGTACGCCCTATTTCCTCACCTCAACGTATTCAATAATATTGCTTTCGGCCTCAAGCTGAAGAAGCTCCCCGCCGCCACTATCGAAAAGAAAGTGAAGCAGGCGCTCCGCATGGTGGGCATGACCGACTATGAAGACCGCGATGTAGACTCCCTTTCCGGCGGACAGCAACAGCGCGTTGCCATAGCCCGTGCCATCGTCAACGAACCCGAAGTGCTGCTCCTCGACGAGCCCCTTGCCGCCCTCGACCTGAAGATGCGCAAGGACATGCAGATGGAACTCAAAGAGATGCACCAGAAGCTGGGCATCACCTTCATATACGTCACCCACGACCAGGAAGAAGCCCTCACCCTGAGCGACACCATCGTCGTGATGAGCGAAGGCAGGATACAGCAAATCGGCACTCCGACAGACATCTACAACGAGCCTATCAACTCTTTCGTAGCCGACTTCATCGGCGAGAGCAACATACTGAACGGTGTCATGGTGCACGACCGGCTCGTCCGCTTCTGCGAACACGAGTTCGACTGCGTGGATACCGGTTTCGGCGACCGTACACAGGTGGACGTCGTAATCCGTCCGGAGGACATCTACATCTTCGAACCCTCGGATGCGGCGCAACTGACGGGAACCGTAACAAGCTCCATCTTCAAAGGCGTGCACTACGAAATGCTGGTACAGACCCGCGAGGGCTACGAGCTGATGGTGCAGGATTACCACTGCTTCGAGGCAGGCCGCGAAGTGGGTCTGCTGGTAAAACCTTTCGACATCCACGTAATGAAGAAAGAACGCACCTGCAACACTTTCGAGGGCAAGCTCCTGGACGAAACGCACGTGGAATTCCTGGGTTGCAGCTTC
This window contains:
- a CDS encoding efflux RND transporter permease subunit, whose translation is MKLVKYFLSKKPVTILLLVLVLAGGLLAYVKMGKLEDAPFTIKQALVLTPYPGASPSEVQSQVTDVLEESIQALGELYYLKTENRAGLSKITVYVKKETRADEMQQLWDKLRRKVSDVQSKLPEGAGPSVVNDDFGDVLGVFYGLTGSGHSYRELEDEAKLIKNEILKVKDVAKVEIYGTQTPTIDISVSPSVMARSGITMADIARAFEAQNKVVDAGGIDVGSNRLRIESTGNFYSLDDIRNLTIVSRTGEHFRLADITRIEESYQTPASNLMRINGQPAVGIAISTVPTGNVVDMAAAVKESLQQMSGSMPEGFELVTLYDQGYESAVANQGFILNLIISVLTVVAILLFFIGFKNGLLIGSGLVFSIFATLIVMLCTDIALQRMSLAAIIIAMGMLVDNAIVVSDSALVNMQRGMRKRVAIMRACSSTALPLLAATVIAILTFLPIYFSPHITGELLSSLVIVIGVSLMFSWVFALTQTPFFIQEFVRRPRPEELKSALFDGKYYNMFRRSLHWVIKHRYATIACMVLLLVLSAWSFKFISKVFVPALDKQYFTVDVWLPEGSNIDETGKLAEEMAEYIRTHGEAEMVSTFIGRTPPRYYLSNVAFGPQSNYTQLLVKCHTSEESRRLNAALQDSIRLKFPGPLIKVNKFELSPLTEAVIEARFLGPDPAVLDSLVGQAIEIMRRNPKVADARNEWGNMALMLRPVYDPVKAGELGITKAQMMQSVKSISDGVPVGIYRDNEKKVPVLLKSEGYDITDAASLGNFSVWNGERSAPLSQVTERIETTWEFPQMRTYNRQLSMAAMCGVKPGHTMAEVHGEIRSEIEAMPLPPGYTFFWDSQYKDQGEAMEAIAKYFPLAFLMLIVILVALFGNFRQPIIILCILPLSLIGVAVGMLLTGFDFGFFPIAGWLGLLGTIIKNVIVLIDEINIQRREGVPAYTAVIESTVSRTRPVLMAATTTILGMVPLLFDIAFGGMAATIIFGLTFATLLTLFVTPALYILFYRIKINK
- a CDS encoding TolC family protein, yielding MKTFYTLLLFYLCVQPVFSQQDSLLEKYRIMALDYNHDLRAADKNIASSMELIKAAKADLKPKLSGDANFQYTGNPIELTVNLPQSNPLTFEGHDMKYGASLSLMQPLYTGGRIRESIRLAKHQQSMNVHQAELLHSSVCYQTDMQYWNAVARRELMNIATDYRNSVASLARTIRERVEAGLVDPQDLLMAEVKLNEAEYQVLQARNSFETGRMALNSLIGMPLESETEVQESIPVVLPSDSLSASDGSNRPELLMAHDQIKIAESQGKLTDSKYKPQLYVGIDGSYSSPGYDFKTDLDPNYAIYATLSVPIFEWGKRRNEKRSSAWKVGMANDYLNKVTDNVNLEIQTARTSLAQAIKQVDLTGSSLEKARENEQKALERYEEGKISIMEVIEAQNYRQASQINYVQAKVSAQSSYSGLIKALHSY
- a CDS encoding sensor histidine kinase translates to MKWNNLIYGILFSGLGAFSYFLLVDYTNLSPHIADALYSRGAFIYFILAFNVLGYATLRLSSWINTQYAVNMRSRWKIPVIYLAGMSLFLLLNYGLLVSAKILAGAANPFSIQPRGWWMLITIWLVELVVLGLLLANRSTQKALRLQQRAAVLQAENDTARYTALQNQLNPHFLFNSLNTLIAEIEYNPQNAVHFTKHLSSVYRYVLQSQDKTLVTLGEELEFIRSYLFLHEVRLGNCLTCQNNVPAEYAEKMLPPLTLQLLVENVIKHNSITPGKPMVITIRIEDEYLSVSNPIHPKKSVASSGIGLENLAKRCELMSGKKIIIKNETEKFTVKVPLLYE
- a CDS encoding LytR/AlgR family response regulator transcription factor produces the protein MNKPAIAIIEDEIPAARLLHSMIARLRPEWDITVIPGSVEEATEWFATHPHPDLLFLDIQLADGNSFDFLSAAHPSSTIIFTTAYDQYAVRAFTVNSIDYILKPIDEQRLQEAIDKYEHLQQCSNPRPDDYLATLLDALQSKEKQYRTRFLIYRADRFWSLQVSDIAYFYSENKMTFAVTRNNQEHVLDLSLNKLSEQLDPDRFFRANRQIILCIDAIDHAEPYFNGKISVTVRPPYKSKITISEEKLAAFKRWLNF
- a CDS encoding DMT family transporter, with translation MKKGLLYAILASVLWAIVNPFIKQGLSYDFTPMNFAGLRFTSVGVLLFAYTWHKGMWQEIKQHRKLFLNLIFINMFMGYTAFYFGVDFVSGAISSIIMGMTPLINVLLAHLLASNDKLNGYKIVSLIISLAGLLLIVGMGSDGEPLDWKGITGIILLLLSIIFQGYSAISVSEEKGKVNPIFLNAVQMFFGGALIYVIGLGTEGYHSFIGKPAGFYISLGILVFISVFAFSFWFMALQSKGAKVSDINMCRLINPILGAVLSWIMLAGESPTFSTVAGMLIIVSSLVIYFKGAEIVKYISTRK
- a CDS encoding flavodoxin yields the protein MKQFILVIMSLLTFSCSSKAQKQTTDTGMQSDKKILVAYFSCTGTTEKIAGAIAQAVNGKLYRITPAVAYTSADLNWNNKASRSSVEMADENSRPALGGETLNLKDYDVVFLGYPIWWDLCPRPVNTFLEKYDFSGKAVIPFATSGGSSITGSVKQLKALYPQIGWQAGRLCNGSAKQAGDWAKRVISVE
- a CDS encoding carboxymuconolactone decarboxylase family protein codes for the protein MNRILLISVFSILTFNIMAQEKIVQTAGRTRLGEFAPKFAELNDDVLFGEVWSRTDKLGLRDRSLVTVTSLISQGITDNSLVFHLQSAKKNGITRTEIAEIITHIGFYAGWPKAWAAFNLAKDVWAEDAVGEDAKAAFQRGMIFPVGEPNTAYAKYFTGNSYLAPISREQVNISNVTFEPRCRNNWHIHRAKSGGGQMLIGVAGRGWYQEEGKPAVEILPGTVIHIPANVKHWHGAAADCWFAHLAFEVPGESAFNEWLEPVTDEEYDNLETNKR
- a CDS encoding MATE family efflux transporter, yielding MTNKYEERLGTERMLPLVFKMALPAVAAQFVNLLYSIVDRIYIGHIPGIGTDALAGVGVTISLVVLISSFSAIVGGGGAPLAAIALGQGNRRRAGKILGNGFTLLILFTLLTSFIAYTFMEPILLFTGASEHTLGYAEDYLSIYLLGTLFVEVSTGLNAFINAQGRPAVAMCSVLIGALLNIILDPIFIFWLDMGVKGAALATVLSQACSAVWVLSFLFSRRASLPLERRYMKLEKSIVLSMLALGVSPFIMASTESLVGFVLNSSLKEFGDIYVSALTVLQTSMQFASVPLTGFAQGFVPVASYNYGHGDKQRVKECFRIALITMFSFNLVLMLFMICFPAIVASAFTSDARLIETVRWTMPVFLGGMTIFGLQRACQNMFVALGQARISIFIALLRKVILLIPLALILPHFMGVAGVYAAEAISDATAAICCTLLFFWQFPKILRRIKSKSLSE